Proteins from one Telopea speciosissima isolate NSW1024214 ecotype Mountain lineage chromosome 1, Tspe_v1, whole genome shotgun sequence genomic window:
- the LOC122655349 gene encoding transcription factor bHLH120-like, whose amino-acid sequence MEEKPKRMDFIPPNQPILFPFQQGDDELFFQASSTHHHNLQHKDPPQDDMLLMPPSLHFTTNDPSLNLDITGVGGGGRLNPIPNSFDETCSNEKIKKRIMHRDLERQRRQEMTTLYASLRSLLPLQYLKGKRAISDHMNEAANYINDMRNRIQLLSGKRDELLRNIPNSGATATADINCPLPQPPPPAEYFVTVQPCLDGVEVIISSSGGLRGNGEEFHPLSRVLRVLVDHGFSVISCVSTTKDERSFHTIRSEVSDLTTVDLYRLQQILTDLMASSSSRTLDSLSMWDDEGQ is encoded by the exons ATGGAAGAGAAACCCAAACGTATGGATTTTATTCCCCCAAATCAACCAATCTTATTCCCTTTCCAACAAGGCGATGATGAGCTGTTCTTCCAAGCTTCATCTACTCATCATCATAACCTGCAACACAAAGACCCACCCCAAGATGATATGCTTCTCATGCCTCCTTCTTTACACTTCACTACTAATGATCCCTCTCTTAATCTCGATATAACTGgagtaggaggaggaggaaggctGAATCCGATTCCCAACTCTTTCGATGAAACCTGCAGTAAcgagaaaattaagaaaagaattatGCACAGAGATTTGGAGCGACAAAGAAGGCAAGAAATGACTACCCTTTATGCTTCTCTTCGATCACTTCTCCCTCTACAATATCTCAAG GGAAAGCGAGCTATCTCCGATCACATGAACGAGGCTGCAAATTATATAAATGACATGCGCAACAGAATTCAACTACTTAGTGGTAAGAGAGATGAGCTCCTCAGAAACATACCCAATTCAGGCGCTACCGCCACCGCCGACATCAATTGTCCACTGCCGCAGCCGCCGCCGCCGGCAGAGTACTTTGTCACTGTCCAGCCTTGTTTGGATGGTGTGGAAGTTATTATTAGCAGCAGTGGTGGGTTGAGGGGAAATGGAGAGGAGTTTCATCCATTGTCGAGGGTGCTGAGAGTGCTGGTCGACCATGGGTTTAGTGTAATTAGCTGTGTTTCTACTACAAAGGATGAGAGATCATTTCACACTATTCGTTCCGAG GTTAGCGATCTCACAACTGTGGATCTGTACCGGCTACAGCAGATACTGACTGATTTgatggcttcctcttcctcgAGGACTCTGGACTCTCTATCCATGTGGGATGACGAGGGCCAATGA
- the LOC122655358 gene encoding probable glucan endo-1,3-beta-glucosidase A6, which produces MILQSLSHTDVPVAVSVSERHLYEVSSSILMAESWVRTHVLTYFPSTKISTIVVGNAVLCNRDHEENWGLVLPSLKNIYYSLVRWGLEKEIKMSASFSGDCLNLNSNTFRDELTVNLINPLLGFLLKSNSTYCVSPTADFSPLSSEATDLVSAHFESIKNLGPFQMNGFNVVLCTQEKQRPKSKKGLDFSRRIIHKHGPAVGAKGFGFLTEEEEMDFATRSARLHRL; this is translated from the coding sequence ATGATTCTTCAAAGCTTGTCTCACACTGATGTCCCTGTTGCTGTCTCCGTGAGTGAACGCCATCTTTATGAGGTTTCTTCGAGCATTTTAATGGCAGAAAGCTGGGTCAGGACCCATGTTCTGACCTACTTCCCTTCGACCAAAATCAGCACCATTGTGGTGGGAAATGCTGTCCTTTGCAACAGAGATCATGAGGAGAATTGGGGTTTGGTTCTGCCATCTCTGAAGAACATTTACTACTCCCTCGTCAGATGGGGCTTGGAGAAAGAAATCAAGATGTCGGCTTCCTTTTCTGGTGACTGTTTAAATCTAAATTCCAACACATTTAGAGATGAACTAACCGTGAATCTTATCAATCCTCTGTTAGGTTTTCTTCTTAAATCCAACTCAACCTACTGTGTCAGCCCAACTGCAGATTTTTCACCATTGTCATCTGAAGCTACAGACTTGGTTTCTGCTCACTTTGAATCCATCAAAAATCTTGGGCCATTCCAGATGAATGGGTTTAATGTCGTCCTTTGCACCCAAGAAAAACAGAGACCCAAGAGCAAGAAGGGTTTGGATTTCTCACGGAGGATTATTCACAAACATGGACCTGCAGTTGGTGCAAAAGGGTTTGGATTTCTCACGGAGGAGGAAGAAATGGATTTTGCTACTCGCAGTGCTCGGCTTCACAGGTTATGA